In one Antennarius striatus isolate MH-2024 chromosome 1, ASM4005453v1, whole genome shotgun sequence genomic region, the following are encoded:
- the znf395a gene encoding zinc finger protein 395a isoform X2 — protein MLPKTRLGKRSPLGALVGAPPGKEPDDTGITMATTARQPTPSRVKGHPVLKVYFQTGGGGDASAAMDQPELMLKDASVRSSSHPSSSSCSRSVSSCIDVPRSQRSPEEVDMDELMAAMVLSSLSCSPLLHSPTRPDAAAPPMDWGGSELSDGGSSGYWSIGHGNGSPAPSPPIADPSVSAATPTDEGLDMELDQVLFEEPAARKRRNSMKAAFRCLWPGCEKVLTSVVGIKRHIRTTHLSHGGGEHERCSRSEEDFYYTEINQWEEQQRAGGPASSASSSPSSPPSPPPPSPPSPPPPVCSALSRSAPSSSGSSWQVQSEHSYQAPPPSHVTTAASNTPTCRWMAPPTTCLKQGLAFRARSVSVGEQWLQQQSAPCRRIRGEAKKCRKVYGIEHRDQWCTACRWKKACQRFLD, from the exons ATGCTGCCAAAAACGCGTCTGGGCAAACGTTCTCCCCTTGGGGCGTTGGTGGGTGCCCCACCAGGCAAAGAGCCCGACGACACTGgaatcaccatggcaaccactgCCAGACAGCCGACCCCCAGCAGAGTCAAGGGTCACCCTGTGCTGAAG GTGTATTTTCAGACCGGGGGTGGCGGCGACGCCTCGGCCGCGATGGATCAACCCGAACTGATGCTGAAGGACGCCTCCGTCAGGTCTTCAtctcatccctcctcctcctcctgtagcAGATCGGTGTCGTCCTGCATCGACGTCCccagaag TCAGAGGAGTCCAGAGGAGGTGGACATGGACGAGCTGATGGCCGCCATGGTTCTCAGCAGTCTGTCCTGCAGCCCCCTCCTGCACAGCCCCACCCGTCCCGACGCAGCAG CTCCTCCGATGGACTGGGGAGGCAGCGAGCTCTCCGACGGCGGCAGCAGCGGCTACTGGAGCATCGGCCACGGCAACGGGAGCCCCGCCCCTTCTCCACCAATCGCGGACCCCTCTGTCAGCGCGGCCACGCCCACCGACGAGGGGCTGGATATGGAGCTGGATCAGGTGCTGTTCGAGGAGCCGGCGGCTCGGAAACGCAGG AACTCCATGAAGGCGGCGTTCAGGTGTCTCTGGCCCGGATGTGAGAAGGTGCTCACATCAGTGGTGGGGATCAAACGCCACATCAGAACGACACACCTGAG CCATGGTGGTGGCGAACACGAGCGTTGTTCCCGGAGCGAGGAGGATTTTTACTACACTGAGATCAACCAAtgggaggagcagcagagggccggaggccccgcctcctctgcctcctcttcaccttcctcaccccccagtcctcctcctccctctcccccgTCTCCCCCTCCTCCCGTCTGCAGCGCTCTGAGTCGCTCCGCCCCTTCGTCATCAGGCAGCTCCTGGCAGGTCCAATCAGAGCACTCGTAccag GCTCCGCCTcccagtcatgtgaccacagcaGCTTCAAACACGCCTACCTGTCGCTGgatggccccgcccaccacctGCCTCAAACAG ggTCTGGCCTTCCGGGCGCGTTCGGTCAGTGTGGGAGAACAGTGGCTGCAGCAACagagcgccccctgcag
- the znf395a gene encoding zinc finger protein 395a isoform X1, translating to MSLELYWSVLLVSFGSDEDFLIGDEDSDMLPKTRLGKRSPLGALVGAPPGKEPDDTGITMATTARQPTPSRVKGHPVLKVYFQTGGGGDASAAMDQPELMLKDASVRSSSHPSSSSCSRSVSSCIDVPRSQRSPEEVDMDELMAAMVLSSLSCSPLLHSPTRPDAAAPPMDWGGSELSDGGSSGYWSIGHGNGSPAPSPPIADPSVSAATPTDEGLDMELDQVLFEEPAARKRRNSMKAAFRCLWPGCEKVLTSVVGIKRHIRTTHLSHGGGEHERCSRSEEDFYYTEINQWEEQQRAGGPASSASSSPSSPPSPPPPSPPSPPPPVCSALSRSAPSSSGSSWQVQSEHSYQAPPPSHVTTAASNTPTCRWMAPPTTCLKQGLAFRARSVSVGEQWLQQQSAPCRRIRGEAKKCRKVYGIEHRDQWCTACRWKKACQRFLD from the exons ATGTCTTTGGAGCTCTATTGGTCGGTTCTGCTGGTGTCGTTTGGTTCTGATGAAGACTTTCTGATCGGGGATGAAG ATTCAGACATGCTGCCAAAAACGCGTCTGGGCAAACGTTCTCCCCTTGGGGCGTTGGTGGGTGCCCCACCAGGCAAAGAGCCCGACGACACTGgaatcaccatggcaaccactgCCAGACAGCCGACCCCCAGCAGAGTCAAGGGTCACCCTGTGCTGAAG GTGTATTTTCAGACCGGGGGTGGCGGCGACGCCTCGGCCGCGATGGATCAACCCGAACTGATGCTGAAGGACGCCTCCGTCAGGTCTTCAtctcatccctcctcctcctcctgtagcAGATCGGTGTCGTCCTGCATCGACGTCCccagaag TCAGAGGAGTCCAGAGGAGGTGGACATGGACGAGCTGATGGCCGCCATGGTTCTCAGCAGTCTGTCCTGCAGCCCCCTCCTGCACAGCCCCACCCGTCCCGACGCAGCAG CTCCTCCGATGGACTGGGGAGGCAGCGAGCTCTCCGACGGCGGCAGCAGCGGCTACTGGAGCATCGGCCACGGCAACGGGAGCCCCGCCCCTTCTCCACCAATCGCGGACCCCTCTGTCAGCGCGGCCACGCCCACCGACGAGGGGCTGGATATGGAGCTGGATCAGGTGCTGTTCGAGGAGCCGGCGGCTCGGAAACGCAGG AACTCCATGAAGGCGGCGTTCAGGTGTCTCTGGCCCGGATGTGAGAAGGTGCTCACATCAGTGGTGGGGATCAAACGCCACATCAGAACGACACACCTGAG CCATGGTGGTGGCGAACACGAGCGTTGTTCCCGGAGCGAGGAGGATTTTTACTACACTGAGATCAACCAAtgggaggagcagcagagggccggaggccccgcctcctctgcctcctcttcaccttcctcaccccccagtcctcctcctccctctcccccgTCTCCCCCTCCTCCCGTCTGCAGCGCTCTGAGTCGCTCCGCCCCTTCGTCATCAGGCAGCTCCTGGCAGGTCCAATCAGAGCACTCGTAccag GCTCCGCCTcccagtcatgtgaccacagcaGCTTCAAACACGCCTACCTGTCGCTGgatggccccgcccaccacctGCCTCAAACAG ggTCTGGCCTTCCGGGCGCGTTCGGTCAGTGTGGGAGAACAGTGGCTGCAGCAACagagcgccccctgcag